In the Helianthus annuus cultivar XRQ/B chromosome 11, HanXRQr2.0-SUNRISE, whole genome shotgun sequence genome, one interval contains:
- the LOC110890549 gene encoding protein PLASTID TRANSCRIPTIONALLY ACTIVE 16, chloroplastic — MAPSLTANSFLLTTTPHTHLTSLKTRRFILCAKKSDTDSDTPNPNLNLNLSQFRLNFEFAKVSDVRSLIPVVSKTASSGTVFGKRKDPNTVFVAGGTGLAGIRIVQSLLREGFSVRAGVPELGAAQDLARLALDYKVISTEESKRLNAVESTFQDPEAIAKAIGNAAKAVVTIAPSENGPTTEVTTSEALQLIQGAQLAGVSHVIIIYETSPPSFTSTNNVLDGISMFFNNLFSKTQPLTFKEFVDGLIATDVKYTLIKTNMSDDDGYESSYNFVVSAEGITRENDYKVAKSKIASLVADVFSNTEVAENKVVEVATSPDAAARPVSELFSAIPEDGRRKAYAEANAKAKAEEAMIAAEKATELAENEVNNLDPLDDLQERATTARKQFTNLVDRFKTVTNATEKPAPELAPKGSSDQESDGAPGLALSWEKLSSRLATAVKNNPIELPKVQIATVRGQAKAQSLTPKKAVVKKPATAKKVSPPVQPKPKESKADVKKIFGGMFQQETIYVDD; from the exons ATGGCTCCATCTCTAACCGCCAATTCATTCCTCTTAACCACCACACCTCACACACATCTCACATCACTCAAAACCAGAAGATTCATCCTATGCGCGAAGAAATCAGATACCGATTCGGATACTCCGAATCCgaatttgaatttaaatttgagTCAATTTCGGTTGAATTTTGAGTTTGCGAAGGTGAGTGATGTGAGGTCGTTGATACCGGTCGTTAGTAAAACGGCGTCGTCTGGTACGGTGTTTGGTAAGCGGAAGGATCCGAATACGGTGTTTGTTGCCGGAGGAACTGGACTGGCTGGAATTCGGATTGTTCAGAGCTTGCTCCGAGAAGGCTTTAGTGTTAGGGCGGGTGTGCCGGAGCTTGGAGCCGCTCAGGATTTGGCGCGGCTGGCGCTTGATTATAAG GTCATCTCCACTGAAGAATCCAAACGTCTAAACGCAGTCGAATCCACATTCCAAGACCCTGAAGCCATTGCAAAAGCAATCGGAAACGCCGCCAAAGCAGTAGTCACAATCGCTCCTTCCGAAAACGGTCCAACCACAGAGGTCACAACATCAGAAGCCCTGCAGTTAATTCAAGGCGCTCAACTAGCCGGGGTGAGCCACGTCATCATAATCTATGAAACATCACCACCGTCTTTCACCTCAACCAACAATGTACTCGATGGGATCTCAATGTTCTTCAACAACCTGTTTTCAAAAACACAGCCGTTGACTTTCAAAGAGTTTGTAGATGGATTGATTGCAACTGATGTGAAGTACACTTTGATCAAGACTAACATGAGCGATGATGATGGTTATGAGAGTTCGTATAACTTTGTTGTGTCGGCTGAAGGGATCACCAGGGAAAACGACTACAAA GTAGCAAAGTCGAAGATTGCATCATTGGTGGCGGATGTTTTCTCCAATACAGAAGTAGCTGAAAATAAG GTTGTTGAAGTTGCTACAAGTCCTGATGCAGCTGCAAGGCCTGTGAGTGAACTTTTCAG TGCCATTCCGGAGGACGGTAGAAGAAAAGCTTACGCAGAAGCCAATGCAAAGGCAAAAGCCGAAGAAGCCATGATAGCTGCTGAAAAAGCAACCGAATTAGCCGAGAACGAGGTTAATAATCTGGACCCCCTAGACGACTTGCAAGAACGTGCCACAACAGCCCGAAAGCAATTCACAAACCTCGTTGACCGGTTCAAAACCGTCACTAATGCCACAGAGAAACCCGCACCCGAACTCGCACCCAAAGGCAGCTCTGACCAAGAGTCAGACGGTGCACCAGGGTTAGCCTTGTCATGGGAAAAACTAAGCTCAAGGCTCGCAACAGCGGTTAAGAATAACCCAATTGAGCTACCGAAAGTGCAGATTGCAACGGTTAGAGGTCAAGCCAAGGCTCAGTCCTTGACACCTAAGAAAGCCGTGGTCAAGAAGCCTGCGACGGCTAAAAAGGTGTCACCGCCGGTGCAGCCCAAACCCAAGGAGTCGAAAGCAGACGTGAAGAAGATTTTTGGGGGCATGTTTCAACAGGAAACCATTtatgttgatgattga